In Juglans regia cultivar Chandler chromosome 13, Walnut 2.0, whole genome shotgun sequence, the following proteins share a genomic window:
- the LOC109013657 gene encoding glycine-rich protein 2-like, translating into MAETQRSTGTVKWFSAQKGFGFIAPDEGGEDLFVHQTSIRSDGFRTLLEGQPVEFSIDYGEDGRTKAVDVTDLARSRRPGVGRGGGRGRAGNFSRYGGGGFASGGYGRGGGQRGGRSSGGYGLATGVGGGGVECYNCGRIGHLARECYQEGSGGGFGGGGGGGSRRYGGGHGYSGGGGGGGGGGVCYNCGEEGHFARDCPNI; encoded by the coding sequence ATGGCCGAGACCCAGAGATCCACGGGCACGGTAAAGTGGTTCAGCGCGCAAAAGGGGTTCGGGTTCATTGCTCCGGACGAAGGTGGTGAGGATCTCTTCGTCCACCAGACCTCGATCCGGTCCGACGGGTTCCGCACCCTCTTGGAGGGTCAGCCGGTCGAGTTTTCCATTGACTACGGCGAAGATGGCCGCACCAAGGCCGTGGATGTGACTGACCTCGCCAGATCTCGCCGCCCGGGCGTTGGTCGCGGAGGTGGCAGGGGAAGAGCCGGTAATTTCAGTAGATATGGTGGCGGAGGCTTCGCTAGTGGTGGTTACGGTAGGGGCGGTGGTCAGAGAGGTGGAAGGAGTAGCGGAGGCTATGGTCTTGCTACTGGTGTTGGCGGTGGTGGTGTTGAGTGTTACAATTGTGGGCGAATCGGTCATTTGGCTCGGGAATGTTATCAAGAAGGTAGTGGAGGGGGCTTTGGCGGTGGCGGTGGCGGTGGGAGCCGGAGATACGGGGGTGGCCACGGATACTctggtggtggcggtggtggtggtggtggtggagtgTGCTATAATTGTGGGGAGGAAGGGCATTTTGCGAGGGATTGCCCTAACATTTAG
- the LOC109013666 gene encoding uncharacterized protein LOC109013666 — translation MEEEDINHVILYCFRLQDVLLSELTFLKENVVQTDFIHIVKRVVRRNKAGELEKLFLCAWGIWYSRNQLIFENKRISLEQAIDHALLVAKEYECAVAEQQMGSKPHCGWLHLPVGSLKLNIDGALFHDQGRSSVGMILQDETGNVLFTTTKPEHEIIDHMEVELLAVLRGLQLCLPLGIHDLQVESDALLVVQELTKGEESMSIWGSLVLEIRNLLLRFPKVVIQHRGRMANAAADCLAKYSWHLHDLMVWWNSFPEVVSHIIEHDAL, via the coding sequence ATGGAGGAAGAGGATATAAATCATGTCATACTGTATTGTTTTAGACTTCAAGATGTTCTGCTTTCTGAGCTAactttcttaaaagaaaatgttgttcaaacagattttatacatattgtgAAGAGAGTAGTTCGAAGGAACAAAGCTGGGGAATTAGAAAAGCTATTCTTATGTGCTTGGGGTATTTGGTATAGCAGAAAccaattaatttttgaaaataaacggaTAAGTCTAGAACAAGCAATAGATCATGCTCTTTTAGTTGCAAAGGAATATGAGTGTGCAGTAGCAGAACAACAGATGGGTTCTAAACCTCATTGTGGCTGGCTCCACCTACCTGTTGGTAGTCTAAAGCTAAATATTGATGGGGCTCTATTTCATGATCAAGGTAGATCTAGTGTGGGGATGATACTACAAGATGAAACTGGGAATGTGCTTTTTACAACTACTAAACCCGAGCATGAGATTATTGATCATATGGAAGTGGAATTGCTGGCAGTACTAAGGGGCCTACAATTATGTTTGCCTTTAGGAATTCATGACCTTCAAGTGGAAAGTGATGCTCTTTTGGTTGTGCAAGAGCTTACAAAAGGGGAGGAGTCTATGTCTATTTGGGGAAGTCTAGTTCTTGAGATTAGAAATCTGTTACTAAGGTTTCCTAAAGTTGTAATACAGCATAGAGGTCGTATGGCCAATGCTGCAGCTGATTGTTTGGCTAAATATTCATGGCATCTTCATGACTTAATGGTGTGGTGGAACTCATTCCCTGAAGTGGTTTCACATATCATTGAGCATGATGCCTTGtag
- the LOC108988360 gene encoding uncharacterized protein LOC108988360: MNHGTTDFEHSRSESYSRASSATSSLRRRSISFSSAVHANIDDDDNENESVSEVGDIGDRALHSNRHSDQSSSLCFSVDHALQNGVAPSTSGDTLLDPYGYLVRDPVSLNTISPVSPLPEEIISPLSTDAIVCSKDKTLDDKKELPKLLDYILCLIHLAVFGILGILTRYLLQKLFGPGVIGLTSDKNIVYLDLPSNMVGSFLMGWWGVIFKADICSVSDYLAIGLTTGYLGSLTTFSGWNQKMLDLSVDGHWVFVVLGFLVGLFLAAYSIIFGVETAKGFRWLLTRQNGSSGNDTRSSSSNWRVNSCRRHLAVMVVLILMLALLWGVSGALLREEFSSGSSGAQLWLACIVGPPGVWIRWFLARLNGRGLGRAGLLKWMPFGTLIANVSAACIMAALAIGKKAASSQTFDTVAVGIQLGFLGCLSTVSTFIAEFNAMRESKKPWRAYAYAFITICLSFSLGTLIYSVPVWTKGYG, encoded by the exons ATGAATCATGGGACTACTGACTTTGAACACAGTAGAAGTGAGTCATATAGTCGTGCAAGCAGTGCCACTTCTTCGTTAAGAAGGCGTTCTATAAGTTTTTCATCAGCTGTACATGCTAATATAGATGACGATGacaatgaaaatgaaagtgTTTCGGAGGTGGGAGATATTGGGGATCGGGCTCTTCACAGCAACAGGCACAGTGATCAGAGCAGCAGCCTCTGTTTTTCTGTTGATCATGCATTACAGAATGGAGTAGCTCCTTCCACTTCTGGGGATACTCTGTTAGATCCTTATGGTTATTTGGTTCGTGATCCTGTTTCCTTGAATACAATCTCCCCAGTTTCGCCATTGCCAGAGGAAATCATCTCTCCCCTTTCCACGGATGCAATAGTGTGCTCCAAAGACAAAACGCTA GACGATAAGAAAGAGTTGCCAAAGCTGTTGGATTATATTTTATGTCTCATTCATTTAGCTGTTTTTGGGATTCTTGGG ATTTTGACAAGGTATTTACTGCAAAAGTTATTTGGCCCTGGAGTTATTGGCTTGACAAGTGACAAAAACATCGTGTACCTTGACCTTCCATCTAatatg GTTGGTTCATTCTTGATGGGATGGTGGGGTGTCATTTTCAAAGCAGACATATGCAGCGTGTCAGACTATCTAGCCATCGGATTGACGACTGGTTACTTGGGAAGTCTGACAACTTTCAGTGGTTGGAATCAGAAAATGCTTGATCTTAGTGTTGATGGCCACTGGGTATTCGTTGTGCTTGGTTTTCTTGTAG GATTGTTTCTTGCGGCCTACTCCATTATTTTTGGGGTGGAGACAGCCAAGGGTTTCAGGTGGCTTCTAACAAGGCAAAATGGAAGTTCAGGAAATGATACCCGTAGCTCTAGCAGCAACTGGAGAGTGAACAGCTGCAGGCGTCACTTGGCGGTCATGGTGGTGCTGATTTTGATGCTAGCCTTGTTATGGGGTGTAAGTGGAGCCCTTTTGAGGGAAGAGTTTAGCAGTGGCAGCAGTGGCGCTCAGCTGTGGTTGGCTTGCATTGTTGGACCTCCTGGTGTGTGGATCAGGTGGTTCTTAGCCCGACTCAATGGACGTGGATTAGGAAGGGCAGGGTTGTTGAAATGGATGCCATTTGGAACTCTGATTGCCAATGTTTCTGCAGCTTGTATCATGGCAGCGCTTGCCATTGGGAAGAAAGCG GCAAGTAGCCAGACTTTTGATACTGTAGCAGTGGGGATACAACTTGGATTCTTGGGATGTCTGAGTACTGTCTCTACCTTCATTGCTGAGTTCAATGCAATGAGAGAAAGCAAGAAGCCTTGGAGGGCATATGCATATGCCTTCATTACCATTTGCTTGTCATTCAGCTTGGGGACATTGATATACTCTGTACCCGTTTGGACAAAGG
- the LOC109013658 gene encoding auxin transporter-like protein 3 has product MASEKVETVIAGNYVEMEREEDDPKLGKSKFSRMFWHGGSVYDAWFSCASNQVAQVLLTLPYSFSQLGMVSGIIFQLFYGLMGSWTAYLISVLYVEYRTRKEREKVDFRNHVIQWFEVLDGLLGKHWRNLGLFFNCTFLLFGSVIQLIACASNIYYINDNLDKRTWTYIFGACCATTVFIPSFHNYRIWSFLGLIMTTYTAWYLTIASLIHGQVEGVKHSGPTTMVLYFTGATNILYTFGGHAVTVEIMHAMWKPQKFKLIYLIATLYVLTLTLPSASAVYWAFGDTLLTHANALSLLPRTGFRDAAVVLMLIHQFITFGFACTPLYFVWEKFIGVHDTKSVFKRALTRLPVVIPIWFLAIIFPFFGPINSTVGSLLVSFTVYIIPALAHMVTFASAAARENAVERPPSLVGGWAGLYSMNSFVVVWVLIVGFGFGGWASMLNFVRQVDTFGLFTKCYQCPPHKA; this is encoded by the exons ATGGCTTCTGAGAAGGTTGAGACTGTTATAGCTGGAAACTATGTCGAAATGGAGAGGGAAGAAGACGATCCCAAGTTGGGTAAGAGCAAATTCTCACGGATGTTTTGGCATGGTGGCTCCGTCTATGATGCGTGGTTTAGTTGTGCTTCAAACCAG GTTGCACAAGTGCTCCTCACACTACCTTACTCATTTTCACAACTGGGAATGGTATCTGGAATCATTTTTCAGCTTTTCTATGGGTTGATGGGAAGCTGGACTGCCTACCTTATCAGTGTACTTTATGTTGAGTACAGAActagaaaggaaagagaaaaggtTGATTTCAGGAATCATGTTATTCAG TGGTTTGAAGTTCTTGATGGGCTGTTGGGGAAACACTGGAGGAATCTAGGCCTCTTTTTCAACTGCACTTTTCTTCTATTTGGATCTGTAATTCAACTAATTGCATGTGCAAG TAATATATACTACATAAACGACAATCTTGACAAGAGAACTTGGACTTATATCTTTGGCGCATGTTGTGCAACAACTGTCTTCATCCCATCATTCCATAATTACAGAATTTGGTCATTCTTGGGTCTTATCATGACCACTTACACTGCATGGTATCTCACCATTGCTTCCCTTATCCATGGGCAG GTAGAGGGAGTGAAGCACTCAGGTCCAACAACAATGGTTCTCTACTTCACCGGGGCAACCAACATTCTCTACACCTTTGGCGGACATGCTGTTACAGT GGAGATTATGCACGCAATGTGGAAGCCGCAGAAATTCAAGCTAATATACTTGATAGCAACACTCTATGTGCTCACCCTAACTTTACCATCAGCTTCTGCTGTTTATTGGGCTTTTGGAGACACGCTTCTCACCCATGCCAATGCTCTCTCTTTGCTACCAAGGACTGGATTTAGAGACGCTGCTGTCGTCCTTATGCTTATTCACCAG TTTATTACGTTTGGATTTGCTTGCACCCCACTGTACTTTGTGTGGGAGAAATTCATTGGGGTGCATGACACAAAGAGTGTGTTCAAGAGAGCTCTAACTAGGCTTCCAGTGGTGATCCCAATATGGTTCCTTGCAATCATTTTCCCATTCTTTGGCCCCATTAACTCAACTGTTGGATCTCTTCTGGTCAGCTTCACCGTTTACATAATTCCAGCCCTAGCACACATGGTGACCTTTGCTTCTGCAGCAGCTAGAGAG AATGCAGTAGAGAGACCACCATCATTGGTAGGAGGTTGGGCTGGATTATACAGCATGAACTCCTTTGTTGTGGTGTGGGTATTGATTGTAGGGTTTGGATTTGGAGGATGGGCAAGCATGCTCAATTTCGTACGCCAAGTTGATACATTTGGTCTATTCACAAAGTGCTATCAGTGTCCCCCACACAAGGCTTGA